In Hymenobacter gelipurpurascens, one DNA window encodes the following:
- a CDS encoding glycosyl hydrolase 115 family protein — MPIPHSHPTRSALLARWLLCALLLLAYTQSWADTPTGLGEQYVSAKKGKGSFALAASGKTAPLFVSAQDWAGVQRAAKDLQADINRVTKLQPTLTTDQAPKGKEVVLIGTLGKSPLIDQLVQSKKLDVSGIAGKWEVSLVQVVEKPMPGIDRALVIAGSDKRGTIYGIYEVSRQIGVSPWYWWADVPVKEQKSLYVAAGRHTQGEPKVKYRGIFLNDEAPALSGWAKGKFGGINSKMYVHVFELILRLKGNYLWPAMWGNAFNDDDKQSPILADEYGVVMGTSHHEPMVRSQQEWKRFGSGPWNYQTNQKTLEDFWRQGIVNMGTKESIVTIGMRGDGDEPMSEESNISLLERIVADQRKILAEATGKPADQTPQLWALYKEVQDYYDRGMRVPDDVTLLLCDDNWGNLRKLPKPGEKPRSGGYGIYYHFDYVGGPRNYKWLNTNPLPRIWEQMHLAHEYGANQIWIVNVGDLKPMELPISFFLDYAWNPDRIKATDVAAYTQRWAAQQFGEKHAAGIADILANYAKYNARRKPELLDQKTYSLATGEWATVVNDYNQLLNRAEAINQAIPAASRDAYYQLVLHPVQACANLNELYFTVALNHDAAQKGQADTNGLAEKAKALYAKDAEITKRYHAVAGGKWNHMMDQTHIGYTYWQQPNEQKMPEVKTLPNATAPAVAPIIPARPVAVPTAGAGFLESNGYVSIEAEHYTKAVTGSAITWQNLPDLGRTLGAVTTFPVTAAAEATPGGQSPHLQYTITLQQAGPVTVQAYLAPTLNFAGGQGLRYAVSIDDEAPQIVNLHTGLVADNGNRPWERAVAESILIKTSQHTVAAAGTHTLKFWRVDPGVVLEKLVVSRGTVPASYLGPPESSSAKPAAGKGSVGRR; from the coding sequence ATGCCCATTCCACATTCCCATCCAACACGCTCAGCCCTGCTTGCTCGCTGGCTGCTGTGTGCCTTGCTGCTACTGGCCTACACTCAAAGCTGGGCCGACACCCCGACTGGCCTAGGCGAGCAGTACGTTTCTGCGAAGAAAGGTAAAGGCAGCTTCGCGCTGGCAGCATCCGGCAAAACTGCGCCGCTGTTTGTCAGTGCTCAGGATTGGGCCGGCGTACAGCGCGCCGCCAAAGATTTGCAGGCTGATATCAACCGCGTTACCAAACTCCAACCGACGTTAACCACTGACCAAGCGCCAAAGGGCAAGGAAGTAGTCCTGATTGGAACGCTTGGCAAAAGCCCGCTCATCGACCAGCTTGTACAGAGTAAAAAGCTCGATGTGTCGGGTATTGCCGGTAAGTGGGAAGTTTCCCTGGTGCAGGTGGTGGAGAAACCCATGCCGGGCATCGACCGGGCGTTGGTAATTGCGGGCAGCGACAAGCGCGGCACCATCTACGGCATTTATGAGGTGTCGCGGCAGATAGGGGTGTCGCCGTGGTACTGGTGGGCCGATGTGCCGGTGAAGGAGCAAAAGTCTTTATACGTAGCCGCGGGCCGCCACACGCAGGGTGAGCCGAAGGTGAAATACCGCGGCATTTTCCTCAACGACGAAGCACCAGCCCTGAGCGGCTGGGCCAAGGGGAAGTTTGGGGGTATCAACTCCAAAATGTACGTGCATGTATTTGAGCTGATTTTGCGCCTGAAGGGCAACTACTTGTGGCCCGCCATGTGGGGCAATGCCTTCAACGACGACGACAAGCAAAGCCCCATACTGGCCGACGAGTACGGCGTAGTCATGGGCACTTCTCACCACGAGCCCATGGTGCGCTCCCAGCAGGAGTGGAAACGCTTCGGCTCGGGCCCCTGGAACTACCAAACCAACCAGAAAACGCTGGAAGACTTCTGGCGTCAGGGTATCGTGAACATGGGCACCAAGGAAAGCATCGTCACCATTGGGATGCGCGGCGACGGCGACGAGCCCATGAGCGAGGAAAGCAACATTTCTCTGCTGGAGCGCATTGTGGCTGATCAGCGCAAGATTTTGGCCGAAGCCACCGGCAAACCCGCTGACCAAACACCGCAGCTCTGGGCCCTTTACAAGGAAGTGCAGGACTACTACGACCGCGGCATGCGCGTACCCGACGATGTAACGCTGCTCCTCTGCGACGACAACTGGGGCAACCTCCGCAAGCTGCCCAAGCCCGGCGAGAAGCCCCGCAGTGGCGGCTACGGTATCTACTACCACTTCGACTACGTGGGTGGCCCCCGCAACTACAAGTGGCTCAACACCAATCCGCTGCCTCGCATCTGGGAGCAAATGCACCTGGCCCACGAGTACGGTGCTAATCAGATCTGGATTGTGAACGTGGGCGATCTGAAGCCCATGGAGCTTCCCATCAGCTTCTTCCTCGATTACGCCTGGAACCCCGACCGCATTAAAGCTACCGACGTAGCGGCCTATACCCAGCGTTGGGCGGCGCAGCAGTTCGGCGAGAAGCATGCTGCCGGCATTGCCGACATCCTGGCCAATTATGCCAAGTACAACGCCCGCCGTAAGCCTGAGCTGCTGGACCAGAAAACCTACAGCCTGGCTACCGGCGAGTGGGCTACCGTAGTGAATGATTACAACCAGCTGCTGAACCGCGCCGAGGCCATCAACCAGGCTATTCCGGCCGCCTCCCGCGACGCTTACTACCAACTGGTGCTGCACCCGGTGCAGGCCTGCGCCAATCTGAATGAGCTCTACTTCACCGTGGCTCTTAACCACGACGCGGCCCAAAAAGGTCAGGCCGACACCAACGGGCTGGCCGAGAAAGCCAAGGCGCTGTATGCCAAGGATGCGGAAATCACGAAACGCTACCATGCCGTGGCGGGCGGCAAGTGGAACCACATGATGGACCAGACCCACATTGGCTACACCTACTGGCAGCAGCCCAACGAGCAAAAGATGCCCGAGGTAAAAACGCTGCCAAACGCCACAGCACCTGCCGTTGCGCCCATCATACCCGCTAGGCCAGTAGCCGTACCTACCGCTGGTGCGGGTTTCCTGGAAAGCAATGGCTACGTAAGCATAGAGGCCGAGCATTACACCAAAGCCGTAACTGGCAGCGCCATCACCTGGCAGAACCTGCCCGACCTGGGCCGTACCCTAGGCGCCGTGACCACCTTCCCGGTGACAGCCGCGGCAGAGGCTACACCCGGTGGCCAGTCTCCTCACCTGCAGTACACCATCACGCTGCAGCAGGCCGGTCCCGTTACGGTGCAGGCCTACTTGGCGCCCACGCTCAATTTCGCGGGCGGGCAGGGCTTGCGCTACGCCGTTTCTATTGACGATGAAGCCCCGCAAATAGTGAACCTGCACACTGGCCTAGTGGCCGATAATGGCAACAGACCCTGGGAAAGGGCGGTGGCCGAAAGCATCCTTATCAAAACCTCGCAGCACACGGTAGCCGCCGCGGGCACGCACACGCTGAAGTTCTGGCGCGTAGACCCCGGCGTGGTGCTGGAAAAACTGGTCGTGAGCCGCGGCACGGTGCCTGCTAGCTACCTTGGTCCGCCCGAAAGCTCTTCCGCGAAGCCAGCTGCGGGGAAAGGCAGCGTAGGCCGCCGGTAG